A genomic region of Microlunatus sagamiharensis contains the following coding sequences:
- a CDS encoding SDR family oxidoreductase, which yields MELAGSVALVTGANRGLGTRFVAQLLERGATTVYAAARRPEDVDTRGDDRVRPLALDLLDPASVAAAAQAAPDVTLLVNNAGVSTRQGLLDGDLPEIRREMDTNFYGTLAVTRAFAAGLGTRGGGAVVNVLSALSFFAFPGSSSYSASKAAEWMLTQATRVELAGQGTQVLGLHLGGADTDMMAGYDGPLLDPADVVRAALDGLEAGASEVLVDDWSREVKAGLAEEPAGFYARVAQRFG from the coding sequence ATGGAGCTCGCAGGATCGGTCGCGCTGGTGACGGGGGCCAACCGCGGGTTGGGCACCCGCTTCGTCGCGCAGCTGCTGGAGCGCGGCGCGACCACGGTGTACGCCGCCGCGCGCCGCCCGGAGGACGTGGACACCCGCGGCGACGACCGCGTACGACCGCTGGCGCTCGACCTGCTGGACCCGGCGAGCGTCGCCGCGGCGGCCCAGGCGGCACCCGACGTGACGCTGCTGGTGAACAACGCGGGCGTGTCCACCCGGCAGGGGCTCCTGGACGGGGACCTGCCCGAGATCCGCCGCGAGATGGACACGAACTTCTACGGCACGCTCGCCGTGACCCGGGCCTTCGCGGCCGGGCTGGGGACGCGTGGGGGCGGGGCCGTGGTCAACGTCCTCTCCGCGCTGTCCTTCTTCGCCTTCCCGGGCTCGTCGTCCTACTCCGCCTCCAAGGCGGCCGAGTGGATGCTCACCCAGGCCACGCGCGTCGAGCTCGCCGGGCAGGGCACGCAGGTGCTCGGGCTGCACCTCGGCGGCGCCGACACCGACATGATGGCCGGCTACGACGGCCCGCTGCTCGACCCCGCCGACGTCGTCCGGGCCGCGCTCGACGGGCTGGAGGCCGGCGCGTCGGAGGTCCTGGTCGACGACTGGAGCCGCGAGGTCAAGGCCGGGCTCGCCGAGGAGCCGGCCGGCTTCTACGCGCGCGTGGCCCAGCGGTTCGGCTGA